A stretch of the Capricornis sumatraensis isolate serow.1 chromosome 19, serow.2, whole genome shotgun sequence genome encodes the following:
- the DIO3 gene encoding thyroxine 5-deiodinase encodes MPRQAAPRWVVGEGRGALGGAATMLRSLLLHSLRLCAQTASCLVLFPRFLGTAFTLWLLDFLCIRKHLLGRRRRGQPEIEVELNSDGEEVPPDDPPVCVSDDNRLCTLASLRAVWHGQKLDFFKQAHEGGPAPNSEVVLPDGFQNQHILDYARGNRPLVLNFGSCTUPPFMARMSAFQRLVTKYQRDVDFLIIYIEEAHPSDGWVTTDSPYSIPQHRSLEDRVSAARVLQQGAPECALVLDTMTNSSSSAYGAYFERLYIIQSGTIMYQGGRGPDGYQVSELRTWLEHYDEQLHGPQPRRV; translated from the coding sequence ATGCCTCGCCAGGCCGCCCCGcggtgggtggtgggggagggtagGGGGGCTCTGGGGGGCGCCGCCACCATGCTGCGCTCCCTGCTGCTTCACTCCCTGAGGCTCTGCGCCCAGACGGCCTCGTGCCTCGTGCTCTTCCCGCGCTTCCTGGGCACGGCCTTCACGCTCTGGCTGCTAGACTTCCTGTGCATCCGCAAGCATTTGCTGGGCCGTCGACGCCGGGGTCAGCCGGAAATCGAAGTGGAGCTCAACAGCGACGGCGAAGAGGTGCCCCCCGACGACCCCCCTGTCTGCGTGTCCGATGACAACCGCCTGTGCACCTTGGCGTCGCTGAGGGCCGTCTGGCACGGCCAGAAGTTGGATTTCTTCAAGCAGGCGCATGAAGGCGGGCCGGCGCCTAACTCTGAGGTGGTCCTGCCCGACGGCTTCCAGAACCAGCACATCCTCGACTACGCCCGAGGAAACCGCCCGCTGGTGCTCAACTTCGGTAGCTGCACCTGACCACCGTTCATGGCGCGCATGAGCGCCTTCCAGCGCCTGGTCACCAAGTATCAGCGCGACGTCGACTTCCTCATCATCTACATCGAGGAAGCGCACCCTTCCGACGGCTGGGTCACCACAGACTCTCCCTACAGCATCCCGCAGCACCGAAGCCTGGAGGACCGGGTCAGCGCCGCGCGCGTACTGCAGCAAGGGGCTCCGGAATGCGCTCTCGTGCTCGACACGATGACCAACTCCAGCAGCTCGGCCTACGGCGCCTACTTCGAGCGCCTCTACATCATCCAGAGTGGCACCATTATGTACCAGGGCGGCCGCGGCCCCGACGGCTACCAGGTCTCCGAGCTGCGCACCTGGCTGGAGCACTATGATGAGCAGCTGCACGGCCCGCAGCCCCGTCGAGTGTAA